A DNA window from Argopecten irradians isolate NY chromosome 10, Ai_NY, whole genome shotgun sequence contains the following coding sequences:
- the LOC138333659 gene encoding uncharacterized protein isoform X15 has translation MEQWRGYISILAKDMIPHDLDLPTDTIQEMDFVLAELRRSTREPGVQRSERSRFSIDSGITHDSVSSVTVTTQRTSASGGSGGSGGSSAPSIDGRSGKRHKFSNNPEGDDVYPSWFISDCSRDKAMNIFTKVGTRYGNTLMRESAQAASHGTYVISYCSSAKDRIPVCDHFKVLRTRAGFRIDVEEKHPDMTNLTDVMMFFIKLNGADRTQSLTTNDLTLLGLVDSGYATYLPDKVDQPPRHSAAIPRNIQFREDRDRQNSEPPPGKVKRRDYDYEAPVSNPRPKTVTGATLQNEMKKYNMDQGQTREPVHSNRHFHPDMKGSNTVAPMRRGGRSELPKHTRVSMPDPTQLKQSPQSAAPWHRDFHVNTTSPPKQREETPPPPCEATSPLGYENDKPDFDKNSSRNKMDGNRETPPPNYKAPAPPPNVHSVSSGQTMDALSHDIPPPDHMAPPPPAHMSPPPPHISDHGAKRMAKAPPSFKAPQSPPKINETAIPPAPPVPGIPAPPPPPPIIGSSRDKLSQSPIKKHTGSLVTGRKKRLLSGDFDDVEHRFPNARRPTAPNIWGMPGSRNANVNYQDARMKQMRSQSVPNLANQLKGVKLSPPQKPINLDEKVTTSFIQRNPPRTVLPKQSVSFDSGNDRSGTRFNIGSKSPEVSSNEPEVDGSHPGGVGTITRKFGQMITTKKDNANPPRYVPTKPPPILPSPHSGPQVYANSDIQEEVYMNDQTDDLYVNDTVDGVKTPPVCPTHAQYVNTTKAVAEPVSSSSSGVETSGKPSVQALKKKLNLEAIIGGSAGKQKPEVQKVISPPAKGKRDIPLPAIPTEAHAEHIDEIYDFLEEG, from the exons ATGGAGCAGTGGCGAGGCTACATTTCAATTCTAGCGAAG GATATGATACCGCACGACCTTGACCTCCCGACAGATACTATTCAGGAAATGGATTTTGTACTTGCGGAATTAAGGCGGTCCACTAGAGAACCAGGAGTTCAGAGGAGCGAGCGATCTCGTTTTAGTATTGACAGCGGAATCACTCATGATTCAGTCAGCAGTGTAACTGTAACTACGCAACGCACTTCCGCTTCCGGAGGATCAGGCGGAAGCGGAGGGAGCTCAGCTCCAAGTATTGATGGGCGTAGTGGGAAG AGACACAAATTCTCAAATAATCCTGAAGGGGATGATGTGTATCCCAGCTGGTTTATTTCTGACTGTTCTCGCGACAAAGCGATGAATATATTCACAAAAGTAGGTACCCGATATGGGAATACGTTGATGAGGGAGAGTGCCCAGGCGGCGTCCCATGGAACCTACGTCATCAGTTATTGTTCCAGTGCTAAGGACAG AATTCCCGTATGTGATCACTTTAAAGTACTAAGAACGCGTGCGGGATTTAGAATCGACGTCGAGGAAAAG CACCCTGACATGACGAATCTAACAGACGTTATGATGTTTTTCATCAAACTGAATGGTGCTGATCGTACGCAATCCCTGACCACTAACGATCTCACTCTACTGGGACTGGTAGATTCAGGATACGCCACGTATCTGCCCGACAAAG TTGACCAACCACCACGGCATAGCGCGGCTATACCACGAAACATCCAATTTAGGGAGGATCGAGATAGGCAGAATTCGGAACCACCACCAG GCAAAGTAAAACGACGCG ATTACGACTATGAAGCCCCGGTTTCTAATCCTCGGCCAAAAACCGTAACGGGAGCCACATTGCAAAATGAGATGAAAAAGTATAATATGGATCAAGGACAAACGAGag AGCCAGTCCATAGCAACAGACACTTTCACCCAGACATGAAAGGTAGCAATACGGTCGCTCCAATGCGAAGGGGTGGCCGTTCTGAGTTGCCCAAGCATACAAGAGTAAGCATGCCAGACCCGACACAGCTTAAACAATCACCCCAGTCTGCAG CACCATGGCATAGAGATTTCCATGTTAACACCACTTCTCCGCCTAAACAAAGGGAGGAAACTCCGCCACCACCTTGTGAGGCAACTTCTCCGCTAGGATATGAAAATGACAAGCCGgactttgacaaaa ACAGTTCAAGAAACAAAATGGACGGTAATCGTGAAACACCGCCACCGAATTACAAGGCACCAGCCCCACCTCCAAACGTACATTCTG TAAGTTCGGGACAAACCATGGATGCTCTAAGTCATGACATACCACCGCCTGATCACATGGCGCCTCCTCCTCCCGCGCACATGTCGCCTCCTCCTCCCCACATTTCTGACCATG GCGCAAAGAGAATGGCGAAAGCTCCCCCTTCATTTAAAGCCCCACAAAGTCCTCCAAAAATCAACG AGACAGCGATACCACCTGCTCCTCCAGTACCTGGAATTCCTGCTCCTCCCCCTCCTCCACCGATAATAG GATCCTCTAGGGACAAACTCAGTCAGTCTCCCATCAAGAAACATACTGGTAGTTTGGTCACTGGAAGAAAAAAACGTTTGTTGAGCGGCGATTTTGATGACGTAGAACACAGGTTTCCAAATGCACGTCGACCAACCGCTCCTAACATCTGGGGAATGCCGGGTAGTCGAAATGCAAATGTTAATT ATCAAGATGCCAGAATGAAACAAATGCGCTCACAGTCTGTCCCTAATCTGGCAAATCAGCTGAAAGGTGTAAAGCTAAGCCCGCCGCAAAAACCAATTAACCTGGATGAAAAAG TGACCACTTCCTTTATACAACGGAATCCACCAAGGACAGTATTGCCAAAGCAGAGTGTTAGTTTCGACAGCGGAAATGATAGGTCTGGAACGAGGTTTAATATCGGAAGTAAGTCGCCGGAAGTGAGTTCTAATGAACCAGAGGTCGATGGTTCTCATCCCGGAGGTGTCGGCACGATAACCAGGAAGTTTGGTCAAATGATAACTACAAAAAAAGATAATG CTAACCCTCCGCGGTATGTACCAACCAAACCCCCACCTATACTACCATCACCACACTCTGGTCCACAAGTGTACGCAAACTCCGATATCCAGGAGGAAGTTTATATGAATGATCAAACCGATGACTTGTACGTGAATGACACTGTGGATGGCGTGAAAACCCCACCAGTTTGTCCCACGCATGCACAATATGTCAATACAACGAAAG CGGTTGCGGAGCCTGTTAGTTCATCTTCCAGTGGAGTTGAAACCTCAG GGAAGCCATCTGTGCAAGCTTTAAAGAAAAAACTAAATTTAGAGGCGATAATTGGTGGCTCTGCTGGGAAACAAAAACCAGAAGTAcaaaaagttatctcccctccaGCTAAGGGGAAAAGAGACATCCCACTCCCAGCTATACCAACAGAAGCACACGCAGAGCACATAGATGAAATATATGATTTTCTAGAGGAAGGTTAG
- the LOC138333659 gene encoding uncharacterized protein isoform X22 codes for MSENNYTLHSGMLERITKDTKGKEKREELWAVLKRNNYMFFFTDRTEHTIETHIGKLPINVHTVFTRREKEEKKYGGYIFTIFARDKSINIESNVKFKTNKKSIMEQWRGYISILAKDMIPHDLDLPTDTIQEMDFVLAELRRSTREPGVQRSERSRFSIDSGITHDSVSSVTVTTQRTSASGGSGGSGGSSAPSIDGRSGKRHKFSNNPEGDDVYPSWFISDCSRDKAMNIFTKVGTRYGNTLMRESAQAASHGTYVISYCSSAKDRIPVCDHFKVLRTRAGFRIDVEEKHPDMTNLTDVMMFFIKLNGADRTQSLTTNDLTLLGLVDSGYATYLPDKVDQPPRHSAAIPRNIQFREDRDRQNSEPPPGKVKRRDYDYEAPVSNPRPKTVTGATLQNEMKKYNMDQGQTREPVHSNRHFHPDMKGSNTVAPMRRGGRSELPKHTRVSMPDPTQLKQSPQSAAPWHRDFHVNTTSPPKQREETPPPPCEATSPLGYENDKPDFDKNSSRNKMDGNRETPPPNYKAPAPPPNVHSVSSGQTMDALSHDIPPPDHMAPPPPAHMSPPPPHISDHGAKRMAKAPPSFKAPQSPPKINETAIPPAPPVPGIPAPPPPPPIIDQDARMKQMRSQSVPNLANQLKGVKLSPPQKPINLDEKAVAEPVSSSSSGVETSGKPSVQALKKKLNLEAIIGGSAGKQKPEVQKVISPPAKGKRDIPLPAIPTEAHAEHIDEIYDFLEEG; via the exons GAATTATGGGCTGTACTGAAGAGAAATAACTACATGTTCTTTTTCACGGATCGAACAGAGCACACTATtgaaaca CATATCGGGAAGCTACCTATTAATGTTCACACCGTGTTTACAAGAAGAGAGAAGGAAGAGAAGAAATATGGCGGCTACATCTTCACAATATTTGCAAGAGATAAAAGTATTAACATTGAGTCGAATGTCAAGTTTAAG ACAAATAAGAAATCCATTATGGAGCAGTGGCGAGGCTACATTTCAATTCTAGCGAAG GATATGATACCGCACGACCTTGACCTCCCGACAGATACTATTCAGGAAATGGATTTTGTACTTGCGGAATTAAGGCGGTCCACTAGAGAACCAGGAGTTCAGAGGAGCGAGCGATCTCGTTTTAGTATTGACAGCGGAATCACTCATGATTCAGTCAGCAGTGTAACTGTAACTACGCAACGCACTTCCGCTTCCGGAGGATCAGGCGGAAGCGGAGGGAGCTCAGCTCCAAGTATTGATGGGCGTAGTGGGAAG AGACACAAATTCTCAAATAATCCTGAAGGGGATGATGTGTATCCCAGCTGGTTTATTTCTGACTGTTCTCGCGACAAAGCGATGAATATATTCACAAAAGTAGGTACCCGATATGGGAATACGTTGATGAGGGAGAGTGCCCAGGCGGCGTCCCATGGAACCTACGTCATCAGTTATTGTTCCAGTGCTAAGGACAG AATTCCCGTATGTGATCACTTTAAAGTACTAAGAACGCGTGCGGGATTTAGAATCGACGTCGAGGAAAAG CACCCTGACATGACGAATCTAACAGACGTTATGATGTTTTTCATCAAACTGAATGGTGCTGATCGTACGCAATCCCTGACCACTAACGATCTCACTCTACTGGGACTGGTAGATTCAGGATACGCCACGTATCTGCCCGACAAAG TTGACCAACCACCACGGCATAGCGCGGCTATACCACGAAACATCCAATTTAGGGAGGATCGAGATAGGCAGAATTCGGAACCACCACCAG GCAAAGTAAAACGACGCG ATTACGACTATGAAGCCCCGGTTTCTAATCCTCGGCCAAAAACCGTAACGGGAGCCACATTGCAAAATGAGATGAAAAAGTATAATATGGATCAAGGACAAACGAGag AGCCAGTCCATAGCAACAGACACTTTCACCCAGACATGAAAGGTAGCAATACGGTCGCTCCAATGCGAAGGGGTGGCCGTTCTGAGTTGCCCAAGCATACAAGAGTAAGCATGCCAGACCCGACACAGCTTAAACAATCACCCCAGTCTGCAG CACCATGGCATAGAGATTTCCATGTTAACACCACTTCTCCGCCTAAACAAAGGGAGGAAACTCCGCCACCACCTTGTGAGGCAACTTCTCCGCTAGGATATGAAAATGACAAGCCGgactttgacaaaa ACAGTTCAAGAAACAAAATGGACGGTAATCGTGAAACACCGCCACCGAATTACAAGGCACCAGCCCCACCTCCAAACGTACATTCTG TAAGTTCGGGACAAACCATGGATGCTCTAAGTCATGACATACCACCGCCTGATCACATGGCGCCTCCTCCTCCCGCGCACATGTCGCCTCCTCCTCCCCACATTTCTGACCATG GCGCAAAGAGAATGGCGAAAGCTCCCCCTTCATTTAAAGCCCCACAAAGTCCTCCAAAAATCAACG AGACAGCGATACCACCTGCTCCTCCAGTACCTGGAATTCCTGCTCCTCCCCCTCCTCCACCGATAATAG ATCAAGATGCCAGAATGAAACAAATGCGCTCACAGTCTGTCCCTAATCTGGCAAATCAGCTGAAAGGTGTAAAGCTAAGCCCGCCGCAAAAACCAATTAACCTGGATGAAAAAG CGGTTGCGGAGCCTGTTAGTTCATCTTCCAGTGGAGTTGAAACCTCAG GGAAGCCATCTGTGCAAGCTTTAAAGAAAAAACTAAATTTAGAGGCGATAATTGGTGGCTCTGCTGGGAAACAAAAACCAGAAGTAcaaaaagttatctcccctccaGCTAAGGGGAAAAGAGACATCCCACTCCCAGCTATACCAACAGAAGCACACGCAGAGCACATAGATGAAATATATGATTTTCTAGAGGAAGGTTAG
- the LOC138333659 gene encoding uncharacterized protein isoform X20 → MSENNYTLHSGMLERITKDTKGKEKREELWAVLKRNNYMFFFTDRTEHTIETHIGKLPINVHTVFTRREKEEKKYGGYIFTIFARDKSINIESNVKFKTNKKSIMEQWRGYISILAKDMIPHDLDLPTDTIQEMDFVLAELRRSTREPGVQRSERSRFSIDSGITHDSVSSVTVTTQRTSASGGSGGSGGSSAPSIDGRSGKRHKFSNNPEGDDVYPSWFISDCSRDKAMNIFTKVGTRYGNTLMRESAQAASHGTYVISYCSSAKDRIPVCDHFKVLRTRAGFRIDVEEKHPDMTNLTDVMMFFIKLNGADRTQSLTTNDLTLLGLVDSGYATYLPDKVDQPPRHSAAIPRNIQFREDRDRQNSEPPPGKVKRRDYDYEAPVSNPRPKTVTGATLQNEMKKYNMDQGQTREPVHSNRHFHPDMKGSNTVAPMRRGGRSELPKHTRVSMPDPTQLKQSPQSAAPWHRDFHVNTTSPPKQREETPPPPCEATSPLGYENDKPDFDKKTAIPPAPPVPGIPAPPPPPPIIDQDARMKQMRSQSVPNLANQLKGVKLSPPQKPINLDEKVTTSFIQRNPPRTVLPKQSVSFDSGNDRSGTRFNIGSKSPEVSSNEPEVDGSHPGGVGTITRKFGQMITTKKDNANPPRYVPTKPPPILPSPHSGPQVYANSDIQEEVYMNDQTDDLYVNDTVDGVKTPPVCPTHAQYVNTTKAVAEPVSSSSSGVETSGKPSVQALKKKLNLEAIIGGSAGKQKPEVQKVISPPAKGKRDIPLPAIPTEAHAEHIDEIYDFLEEG, encoded by the exons GAATTATGGGCTGTACTGAAGAGAAATAACTACATGTTCTTTTTCACGGATCGAACAGAGCACACTATtgaaaca CATATCGGGAAGCTACCTATTAATGTTCACACCGTGTTTACAAGAAGAGAGAAGGAAGAGAAGAAATATGGCGGCTACATCTTCACAATATTTGCAAGAGATAAAAGTATTAACATTGAGTCGAATGTCAAGTTTAAG ACAAATAAGAAATCCATTATGGAGCAGTGGCGAGGCTACATTTCAATTCTAGCGAAG GATATGATACCGCACGACCTTGACCTCCCGACAGATACTATTCAGGAAATGGATTTTGTACTTGCGGAATTAAGGCGGTCCACTAGAGAACCAGGAGTTCAGAGGAGCGAGCGATCTCGTTTTAGTATTGACAGCGGAATCACTCATGATTCAGTCAGCAGTGTAACTGTAACTACGCAACGCACTTCCGCTTCCGGAGGATCAGGCGGAAGCGGAGGGAGCTCAGCTCCAAGTATTGATGGGCGTAGTGGGAAG AGACACAAATTCTCAAATAATCCTGAAGGGGATGATGTGTATCCCAGCTGGTTTATTTCTGACTGTTCTCGCGACAAAGCGATGAATATATTCACAAAAGTAGGTACCCGATATGGGAATACGTTGATGAGGGAGAGTGCCCAGGCGGCGTCCCATGGAACCTACGTCATCAGTTATTGTTCCAGTGCTAAGGACAG AATTCCCGTATGTGATCACTTTAAAGTACTAAGAACGCGTGCGGGATTTAGAATCGACGTCGAGGAAAAG CACCCTGACATGACGAATCTAACAGACGTTATGATGTTTTTCATCAAACTGAATGGTGCTGATCGTACGCAATCCCTGACCACTAACGATCTCACTCTACTGGGACTGGTAGATTCAGGATACGCCACGTATCTGCCCGACAAAG TTGACCAACCACCACGGCATAGCGCGGCTATACCACGAAACATCCAATTTAGGGAGGATCGAGATAGGCAGAATTCGGAACCACCACCAG GCAAAGTAAAACGACGCG ATTACGACTATGAAGCCCCGGTTTCTAATCCTCGGCCAAAAACCGTAACGGGAGCCACATTGCAAAATGAGATGAAAAAGTATAATATGGATCAAGGACAAACGAGag AGCCAGTCCATAGCAACAGACACTTTCACCCAGACATGAAAGGTAGCAATACGGTCGCTCCAATGCGAAGGGGTGGCCGTTCTGAGTTGCCCAAGCATACAAGAGTAAGCATGCCAGACCCGACACAGCTTAAACAATCACCCCAGTCTGCAG CACCATGGCATAGAGATTTCCATGTTAACACCACTTCTCCGCCTAAACAAAGGGAGGAAACTCCGCCACCACCTTGTGAGGCAACTTCTCCGCTAGGATATGAAAATGACAAGCCGgactttgacaaaa AGACAGCGATACCACCTGCTCCTCCAGTACCTGGAATTCCTGCTCCTCCCCCTCCTCCACCGATAATAG ATCAAGATGCCAGAATGAAACAAATGCGCTCACAGTCTGTCCCTAATCTGGCAAATCAGCTGAAAGGTGTAAAGCTAAGCCCGCCGCAAAAACCAATTAACCTGGATGAAAAAG TGACCACTTCCTTTATACAACGGAATCCACCAAGGACAGTATTGCCAAAGCAGAGTGTTAGTTTCGACAGCGGAAATGATAGGTCTGGAACGAGGTTTAATATCGGAAGTAAGTCGCCGGAAGTGAGTTCTAATGAACCAGAGGTCGATGGTTCTCATCCCGGAGGTGTCGGCACGATAACCAGGAAGTTTGGTCAAATGATAACTACAAAAAAAGATAATG CTAACCCTCCGCGGTATGTACCAACCAAACCCCCACCTATACTACCATCACCACACTCTGGTCCACAAGTGTACGCAAACTCCGATATCCAGGAGGAAGTTTATATGAATGATCAAACCGATGACTTGTACGTGAATGACACTGTGGATGGCGTGAAAACCCCACCAGTTTGTCCCACGCATGCACAATATGTCAATACAACGAAAG CGGTTGCGGAGCCTGTTAGTTCATCTTCCAGTGGAGTTGAAACCTCAG GGAAGCCATCTGTGCAAGCTTTAAAGAAAAAACTAAATTTAGAGGCGATAATTGGTGGCTCTGCTGGGAAACAAAAACCAGAAGTAcaaaaagttatctcccctccaGCTAAGGGGAAAAGAGACATCCCACTCCCAGCTATACCAACAGAAGCACACGCAGAGCACATAGATGAAATATATGATTTTCTAGAGGAAGGTTAG
- the LOC138333659 gene encoding uncharacterized protein isoform X6: MSENNYTLHSGMLERITKDTKGKEKREELWAVLKRNNYMFFFTDRTEHTIETHIGKLPINVHTVFTRREKEEKKYGGYIFTIFARDKSINIESNVKFKTNKKSIMEQWRGYISILAKDMIPHDLDLPTDTIQEMDFVLAELRRSTREPGVQRSERSRFSIDSGITHDSVSSVTVTTQRTSASGGSGGSGGSSAPSIDGRSGKRHKFSNNPEGDDVYPSWFISDCSRDKAMNIFTKVGTRYGNTLMRESAQAASHGTYVISYCSSAKDRIPVCDHFKVLRTRAGFRIDVEEKHPDMTNLTDVMMFFIKLNGADRTQSLTTNDLTLLGLVDSGYATYLPDKVDQPPRHSAAIPRNIQFREDRDRQNSEPPPDYDYEAPVSNPRPKTVTGATLQNEMKKYNMDQGQTRAPWHRDFHVNTTSPPKQREETPPPPCEATSPLGYENDKPDFDKNSSRNKMDGNRETPPPNYKAPAPPPNVHSVSSGQTMDALSHDIPPPDHMAPPPPAHMSPPPPHISDHGAKRMAKAPPSFKAPQSPPKINETAIPPAPPVPGIPAPPPPPPIIGSSRDKLSQSPIKKHTGSLVTGRKKRLLSGDFDDVEHRFPNARRPTAPNIWGMPGSRNANVNYQDARMKQMRSQSVPNLANQLKGVKLSPPQKPINLDEKVTTSFIQRNPPRTVLPKQSVSFDSGNDRSGTRFNIGSKSPEVSSNEPEVDGSHPGGVGTITRKFGQMITTKKDNANPPRYVPTKPPPILPSPHSGPQVYANSDIQEEVYMNDQTDDLYVNDTVDGVKTPPVCPTHAQYVNTTKAVAEPVSSSSSGVETSGKPSVQALKKKLNLEAIIGGSAGKQKPEVQKVISPPAKGKRDIPLPAIPTEAHAEHIDEIYDFLEEG; encoded by the exons GAATTATGGGCTGTACTGAAGAGAAATAACTACATGTTCTTTTTCACGGATCGAACAGAGCACACTATtgaaaca CATATCGGGAAGCTACCTATTAATGTTCACACCGTGTTTACAAGAAGAGAGAAGGAAGAGAAGAAATATGGCGGCTACATCTTCACAATATTTGCAAGAGATAAAAGTATTAACATTGAGTCGAATGTCAAGTTTAAG ACAAATAAGAAATCCATTATGGAGCAGTGGCGAGGCTACATTTCAATTCTAGCGAAG GATATGATACCGCACGACCTTGACCTCCCGACAGATACTATTCAGGAAATGGATTTTGTACTTGCGGAATTAAGGCGGTCCACTAGAGAACCAGGAGTTCAGAGGAGCGAGCGATCTCGTTTTAGTATTGACAGCGGAATCACTCATGATTCAGTCAGCAGTGTAACTGTAACTACGCAACGCACTTCCGCTTCCGGAGGATCAGGCGGAAGCGGAGGGAGCTCAGCTCCAAGTATTGATGGGCGTAGTGGGAAG AGACACAAATTCTCAAATAATCCTGAAGGGGATGATGTGTATCCCAGCTGGTTTATTTCTGACTGTTCTCGCGACAAAGCGATGAATATATTCACAAAAGTAGGTACCCGATATGGGAATACGTTGATGAGGGAGAGTGCCCAGGCGGCGTCCCATGGAACCTACGTCATCAGTTATTGTTCCAGTGCTAAGGACAG AATTCCCGTATGTGATCACTTTAAAGTACTAAGAACGCGTGCGGGATTTAGAATCGACGTCGAGGAAAAG CACCCTGACATGACGAATCTAACAGACGTTATGATGTTTTTCATCAAACTGAATGGTGCTGATCGTACGCAATCCCTGACCACTAACGATCTCACTCTACTGGGACTGGTAGATTCAGGATACGCCACGTATCTGCCCGACAAAG TTGACCAACCACCACGGCATAGCGCGGCTATACCACGAAACATCCAATTTAGGGAGGATCGAGATAGGCAGAATTCGGAACCACCACCAG ATTACGACTATGAAGCCCCGGTTTCTAATCCTCGGCCAAAAACCGTAACGGGAGCCACATTGCAAAATGAGATGAAAAAGTATAATATGGATCAAGGACAAACGAGag CACCATGGCATAGAGATTTCCATGTTAACACCACTTCTCCGCCTAAACAAAGGGAGGAAACTCCGCCACCACCTTGTGAGGCAACTTCTCCGCTAGGATATGAAAATGACAAGCCGgactttgacaaaa ACAGTTCAAGAAACAAAATGGACGGTAATCGTGAAACACCGCCACCGAATTACAAGGCACCAGCCCCACCTCCAAACGTACATTCTG TAAGTTCGGGACAAACCATGGATGCTCTAAGTCATGACATACCACCGCCTGATCACATGGCGCCTCCTCCTCCCGCGCACATGTCGCCTCCTCCTCCCCACATTTCTGACCATG GCGCAAAGAGAATGGCGAAAGCTCCCCCTTCATTTAAAGCCCCACAAAGTCCTCCAAAAATCAACG AGACAGCGATACCACCTGCTCCTCCAGTACCTGGAATTCCTGCTCCTCCCCCTCCTCCACCGATAATAG GATCCTCTAGGGACAAACTCAGTCAGTCTCCCATCAAGAAACATACTGGTAGTTTGGTCACTGGAAGAAAAAAACGTTTGTTGAGCGGCGATTTTGATGACGTAGAACACAGGTTTCCAAATGCACGTCGACCAACCGCTCCTAACATCTGGGGAATGCCGGGTAGTCGAAATGCAAATGTTAATT ATCAAGATGCCAGAATGAAACAAATGCGCTCACAGTCTGTCCCTAATCTGGCAAATCAGCTGAAAGGTGTAAAGCTAAGCCCGCCGCAAAAACCAATTAACCTGGATGAAAAAG TGACCACTTCCTTTATACAACGGAATCCACCAAGGACAGTATTGCCAAAGCAGAGTGTTAGTTTCGACAGCGGAAATGATAGGTCTGGAACGAGGTTTAATATCGGAAGTAAGTCGCCGGAAGTGAGTTCTAATGAACCAGAGGTCGATGGTTCTCATCCCGGAGGTGTCGGCACGATAACCAGGAAGTTTGGTCAAATGATAACTACAAAAAAAGATAATG CTAACCCTCCGCGGTATGTACCAACCAAACCCCCACCTATACTACCATCACCACACTCTGGTCCACAAGTGTACGCAAACTCCGATATCCAGGAGGAAGTTTATATGAATGATCAAACCGATGACTTGTACGTGAATGACACTGTGGATGGCGTGAAAACCCCACCAGTTTGTCCCACGCATGCACAATATGTCAATACAACGAAAG CGGTTGCGGAGCCTGTTAGTTCATCTTCCAGTGGAGTTGAAACCTCAG GGAAGCCATCTGTGCAAGCTTTAAAGAAAAAACTAAATTTAGAGGCGATAATTGGTGGCTCTGCTGGGAAACAAAAACCAGAAGTAcaaaaagttatctcccctccaGCTAAGGGGAAAAGAGACATCCCACTCCCAGCTATACCAACAGAAGCACACGCAGAGCACATAGATGAAATATATGATTTTCTAGAGGAAGGTTAG